From a region of the Vanrija pseudolonga chromosome 2, complete sequence genome:
- the MIMI_R614 gene encoding Putative band 7 family protein translates to MSQNDYKTASSIPPQARFHDDEELHRYVTDEMPRTAKMSSSTAGGVPPSQAALMTVQPLRKNDMQPSYAQDLGSGSVTHGFYGSMISGLGSCIGVLGQFPCCPLPNPYKSVKQGQVGLISRFGQFYKSVDPGLVQVNVCSESMTVVDVKIQLTTVPRQTVQTKDNVSVEVDSVISWHVVSPYRAAFGINNLSYALVERAQTTLRQVVGGRVLQSVISDREGLALEVAEIIEATAEKWGVSIESILLKDINFSPELQQSLSSAATQKRIGESKVIAARAEVDAAKLMRQAADILASPAAMQIRQLEALQAMARNANSKVVFVPMNLGTMGATGIEQVSQQVAASAQDGEGHELYSRNPTTQAGLLTSMTQI, encoded by the exons ATGTCTCAGAACGACTACAAGACCGCAAGCTCGATTCCGCCGCAAGCAAGGTTCCACGATGATGAGGAGCTTCACCGCTACGTCACGGATGAGATGCCGCGCACCGCCAAgatgtcctcctcgactgCTGGGGGTGTTCCTCCCAGCCAGGCTGCCCTCATG ACTGTGCAGCCTCTTAGGAAGAATGA CATGCAGCCCTCGTACGCGCAGGACCTCGGCAGCGGATCCGTAACG CACGGTTTCTACGGTTCCATGATCTCAGGTCTCGGCTCGTGCATCGGTGTCCTTGGCCAGTTCCCATGCTGCCCTCTCCCCAACCCCTACAAGAGTGTCAAGCAGGGTCAGGTCGGCCTTATCAGCCGCTTCGGCCAGTTCTACAAGTCGGTTGACCCTGGTCTTGTCCAGGTCAACGTCTGCTCCGAGTCGATGACGGTCGTCG ATGTCAAGATTCAGCTCACCACCGTGCCCCGCCAGACGGTTCAGACCAAGGACAATGTTtcggtcgaggtcgactcgGTTATCTCGTGGCACGTTGTGTCCCCGTACCGTGCCGCTTTCGGTATCAACAACCTCTCGTACGCTCTCGTTGAGCGTGCTC AGACCACTCTCCGTCAGGTCGTCGGTGGACGTGTCCTGCAAAGCGTCATCTCGGACCGTGAaggccttgccctcgaggttGCCGAGATCATCGAGGCCACGGCTGAGAAGTGGGGTGTGTCGATCGAGTCCATTCTCCTCAAGGACATCAACTTCTCGCCCGAGCTCCAGCAGAGcctgtcgtcggcggccaccCAGAAGCGTATCGGTGAATCCAAGGTCATCGCTGCtcgtgccgaggtcgacgccgccaagctcatGAGGCAGG CTGCCGACATTCTTGCTTCTCCTGCTGCCATGCAGATTCGTCAGCTTGAGGCTCTCCAGGCCATGGCCCGTAATGCCAACTCCAAGGTTGTCTTTG TTCCCATGAACCTCGGGACCATGGGCGCCACTGGTATCGAACAGGTTTCGCAGCAGGTTGCCGCGTCAGCACAGGATGGTGAAGGCCATGAGCTGTACTCGCGCAACCCGACGACCCAAGCCGGCCTCCTTACCAGCATGACTCAGATCTAA
- the Y212_0 gene encoding putative 21 protein: protein MSNTGPATGPSVPPATPLTPFYPKYAKPSVSYPTDNLEPLSYIAEPNGTGKTVYNPPRPDGKKSPHYDAVWNGEGGEESKPWWDFHIYHLPLSPQHVEHAHALYAAVRREFPELPTYRFWDKPLGPHPIPMFEVNARTPHELGALFSWFVANRGPCSVLIHPNTGNDVVDHTTHATWIGDKVTLDVDMLRAYQSAVEAKAAK from the exons ATGTCCAACACTGGCCCAGCGACCGGACCCAGCGTTCCCCCGGCGACCCCCCTCACGCCGTTCTACCCCAAGTACGCCAAGCCATCGGTCTCTTACCCGACCGACAACCTCGAGCCCCTCTCGTACATTGCCGAACCCAACGGCACAGGCAAGACGGTGTACAACCCTCCTCGTCCGGATGGCAAGAAGAGCCCGCACTACGACGCCGTCTGGAACGGCGAGGGTGGGGAAGAGTCCAAGCCGTGGTGGGACTTCCATATCTACCACCTC CCTCTTAGCCCCCAGcatgtcgagcacgcccaTGCGCTGTACGCGGCCGTGAGGAGGGAGTTCCCCGAGCTTCCCACCTATCGC TTCTGGGACAAGCCTCTCGGACCTCACCCCATCCCGATGTTCGAGGTCAACGCAAGGACACCACATGAACTCGGCGCCCTGTTCTCGTGGTTTGTCGCCAACCGTGGACCCTGCAGCGTCCTCATCCACCCAAACACTGGCAACGACGTCGTTGACCACACGACCCACGCGACTTGGATCGGAGACAAGGTGACGTTGGACGTCGACATGCTCCGTGCCTATCAGAGCgctgtcgaggccaaggctgccaaGTGA
- the gefX gene encoding RasGEF domain-containing serine/threonine-protein kinase X — translation MDFDVVPYEDIVWGEQIGAGSFGSVHKGQYLEVDIAIKEIHSSTEYDVSKYFEREWRIMRECRHPNIVLFLGLSKEPTDDGRIFIVTEFVPRGNLRDLIRSSEPFPWRLRLSFATDLARAVAYLHARQCLHRDLKGENLLITANDRIKVGDFGFARITGRNDEEMRQMTYCGTDGYMSPEVNMGDGFDLPTDVFSVGIIYIEILTRTNVTSKLWSRKAPTFVPDADEVRRRASPGCPAAFIDLALECCRFLPSDRPGMPEVLTRLRAIEQSLPETDDATDHVGSVRVVRREGKRAMPVFGHSLAAEMQAAETNMDDDELGIEEAIVDGLIHGGPSYADRRCSPSLAGLVGSSWRTTRWAETASHYSDASEMNGRTPLLRNRVMRTDESIPLQPITAIHRSPGGYPTPPPEDRPLSPRGPQSPDISTSISQGGSSSATSEPRSSSSSVPLPQLRLSLSPGPSSDAIHRFTVLQRTPPRLLNAATNFAMTFLPRNVTWGKERCSVCRKRLGPRAALQCDDCGCEYPLNSLSYSVLVHAKCSCSAPRNCATYEDDGIIDP, via the exons ATGGACTTTGACGTCGTGCCC TACGAGGACATTGTATGGGGAGAACAGATCGGCGCTGGAAGTTTTGGCTCGGTACACAAGG GCCAGTATCTCGAAGTCGACATTGCCATCAAGGAGATCCACAGCTCCACAGAGTACGAT GTCTCCAAGTATTTCGAGCGGGAATGGAGGATCATGCGCGAGTGCCGTCACCCGAACATTGTCCTCTTCTTGGGCCTGAGCAAGGAaccgaccgacgacggccgaATCTT CATCGTCACAGAGTTTGTTCCTCGAGGCAACTTGAGAGACCTCATTCGGTCGTCGGAACCCTTCCCATGGCGACTCCGACTGTCGTTTGCAACCGACCTCGCCAGGGCCGTGGCTTACCTCCATGCCAGACAG TGCCTCCACCGCGACCTGAAGGGCGAGAACCTTCTTATCACTGCCAACGACCGCATCAAGGTTGGCGACTTTGGCTTTGCGCGCATCACAGGAAggaacgacgaggagatgcgGCAGATGACATACTGCGGGACAGAT GGCTACATGTCACCCGAGGTGAACATGGGAGACGGCTTTGATCTCCCAACAGACGTCTTCTCAGTCGGCATCATCTACATTGAGATTCTGACCCGCACAAACGTGACGTCGAAACTTTGGTCGCGCAAGGCCCCGACGTTTGTcccagacgccgacgaggtcagAAGGCGAGCGTCGCCCGGGTGTCCCGCAGCATTCATCGACCTGGCGCTCGAGTGCTGCCGCTTCCTGCCGTCTGATAGACCAGGTATGCCCGAGGTCCTCACTCGTCTCCGGGCCATTGAGCAGAGCCTCCCGGAAACTGACGACGCCACCGACCATGTGGGCTCGGTCAGGGTGGTCCGccgcgagggcaagcgcgcCATGCCAGTCTTTGGGCACTCCCTCGCCGCGGAGATGCAGGCAGCCGAGACAAAtatggacgacgacgagctcgggaTCGAGGAGGCCATTGTCGATGGCCTCATCCATGGTGGTCCGAGCTACGCGGACCGGCGGTGTTCTCCCAGCTTGGCGGGTCTGGTGGGAAGTAGCTGGAGAACAACGCGCTGGGCCGAGACCGCCAGCCACTACTCGGACGCCAGCGAGATGAATG GAAGGACGCCATTGCTCAGGAATCGCGTGATGAGGACAGATGAGAGCATTCCTCTGCAACCCATAACGGCCATTCACCGTTCACCAGGAGGGTATCCTACCCCGCCACCAGAGGACCGTCCGCTGTCTCCAAGAGGCCCGCAAAGTCCTGACATCTCCACGTCCATTTCCCAGGGAGGCTCATCGTCAGCAACCAGCGAACCACGGagcagctccagcagcgTTCCCCTACCACAGCTTCgcctctcgctctcgcccggCCCGTCGTCTGACGCTATCCATCGGTTCACTGTGCTCCAGAGGACCCCACCAAGATTGTTAAATG CCGCCACGAACTTTGCGATGACATTCTTACCGAGAAACGTAACGTGGGGCAAGGAGAGATGTTCGGTGTGCCGCAAGAGGCTGGGCCCACGGGCGGCGTTGCAGTGCGACGATTGTGGCTGTGAGTACCCTCTGAATTCTTTATCTTACTCAGTGCTCGTCCATGCCAagtgctcgtgctcggcacCACGGAACTGCGCCACGTATGAGGATGATGGAATTATCGACCCCTAA
- the SPBC21B10.07_0 gene encoding putative glycosidase, which yields MVRPEPWLNTAVTYVDGPTAFKTGLAFWTNEGQPGIQTEHWTTIQPGQPRNSVRISSKAVFGGGLFIFDLALMPWGCGVWPAIWTVGNLGTWPQSGEIDIVEGTQNMTANQMSVHTSSGCTINTSNRVFTGNALETNCDSTKSGVGCSIVSDSDTSFGHNFNAAGGGVYAMHITTGFPTPSAWGLPAGTFDASNCNPFQFFQPQVLVLNINICGDWAGNTYSQFSYCPGTCASYIADPANIQNTVMIINSIKVYQQGGNPAVVGQAFDNRNLTGAGGPVVGRGPLRSLASCTHTALPKTAVILVSFIILIS from the exons ATGGTCAGACCCGAGCCATGGCT AAACACAGCTGTTACATACGTCGACGGCCCAACTGCGTTCAAAACCGGACTGGCGTTCTGGACGAATGAGGGGCAACCAGGCATCCAGACCGAGCACTGGACCACGATACAGCCTGGACAGCCGCGCAACTCGGTGCGCATTAGCTCCAAGGCGGTCTTCGGGGGAGGCCTCTTCATCTTCGATCTGGCCCTCATGCCGTGGGGCTGCGGTGTTTGGCCAGCGA TCTGGACGGTCGGAAACCTAGGCACATGGCCTCAATCG GGGGAGATTGACATTGTC GAAGGGACCCAGAATATGACTGCAAA TCAGATGTCTGT CCACACTTCGTCCGGGTGCACCATCAACACGTCCAACAGAGTCTTCACTGGCAACGCACTC GAAACAAACTGTGATTCGACCAAGTCGGGAGTCGGATGCAGCATTgtgtccgactcggacacCTCGTTCGGGCACAACTTTAATGCGGCCGGTGGCGGTGTTTACGCCATGCA CATCACGACAGGTTTCCCAACCCCTTCCGCATGGGGACTGCCAGCTGGAACCTTTGACGCCTCGAACTGCAACCCGTTCCAGTTTTTCCAGCCGCAGGTGCTGGTACTGAACATCAATATCTGCG GCGACTGGGCGGGCAATACCTACTCTC AGTTCAGCTACTGCCCGGGAACATGCGCCTCGTACATTGCCGACCCGGCCAACATCCAGAACACGGTCATGATCATCAACTCGATCAAGGTATACCAGCAGGGAGGCAACCCCGCAGTCGTTGGGCAAGCCTTTGACAACCGCAACTTGACTGGAGCGGGAGGGCCGGTTGTCGGCAGAGGCCCCCTGCGCTCACTCGCGAGCTGCACGCACACGGCCCTACCCAAGACGGCTGTCATTCTTGTATCCTTCATCATTTTGATCAGCTAA